Proteins from one Gemmatimonadota bacterium genomic window:
- a CDS encoding ABC transporter permease subunit — translation MGNVMAIFGKEMRSYFGSPIAYVMAGVFLLFSGFVFRNQLLEFHDMTVYLKLAEREEKILLNVNTEVVTPFFEFQTFIWMIVIPMLTMRLYAEEKRGGTYELLMTSPITSAQILMGKFLACYVLYLLIEAMAFGYIGVLSMHAQLDWGPIFSGALAVVLIGATFISVGILASSLTENQIIAAVLSFFFLILLWIIDWAARFASDIFFVILKFLSLIEHTRDMIHGVVDTHDVVFFISAAAFFLFLTHTVLESRRWRA, via the coding sequence ATGGGCAATGTGATGGCGATTTTTGGCAAAGAGATGCGGTCGTATTTTGGCTCGCCAATTGCATACGTGATGGCCGGTGTATTTTTGCTATTTAGCGGCTTTGTTTTTCGCAACCAGCTACTCGAATTTCACGATATGACCGTATATCTGAAATTGGCTGAACGCGAAGAAAAAATTCTACTCAACGTCAATACAGAGGTTGTCACACCATTTTTTGAATTTCAGACTTTTATCTGGATGATTGTGATTCCAATGCTCACGATGCGTCTCTACGCCGAGGAAAAACGCGGGGGTACGTATGAGTTATTGATGACCTCGCCGATTACTTCAGCACAAATTTTGATGGGAAAATTTCTCGCTTGTTACGTATTGTATTTGCTAATCGAAGCAATGGCCTTCGGCTATATTGGCGTGTTGTCCATGCACGCGCAATTAGACTGGGGTCCCATTTTTTCTGGCGCGCTGGCTGTGGTGCTGATTGGCGCCACATTTATCAGTGTGGGCATTTTGGCTTCGTCTTTGACTGAGAATCAGATTATCGCAGCTGTGCTGTCTTTTTTCTTTTTAATTCTCTTGTGGATTATTGACTGGGCTGCGCGGTTTGCCAGCGACATATTTTTTGTTATTCTAAAATTTCTCTCCCTCATAGAACACACCCGAGACATGATTCACGGTGTTGTCGATACCCACGACGTGGTATTTTTTATTAGTGCTGCGGCTTTTTTTCTTTTTTTAACACATACGGTACTCGAATCGCGCAGGTGGCGAGCGTAG